TGTGACTTGTGATCTGACCATTTTTTAGCTGCCTGCTTCATCCCCACTACTTCCTTCATCTTCTCTGCATTACAAGAGCAGCTTCAGGACATTATTGaactctcacactctctcccagcTCAGCACCTTTCACAGGTCAGCTTTACTCAGGTTGCTTGTTATCTAGGTAACTTGCTCTCCCTTTCCTGATCTCCACCTGGAACACTTCATTCAGGAAGACTTCTGCAATCACCACTGAAAGCTTTCTCCCTTTGTGAAACAACACTTCATTTTAACTGCCTCATTGTTTTTCATCTCACTGTTCAGTTCTATCACTGTGAGAACTGTATGATATTAACTATTGTACCTCAAGAACCATTCATTATTACAGACATACAGGAGTCTCTCCTATAACATTTACCAAATTTACACCAAGGGAAATGTAGCCAAAGAAATCACTAGCATTAACTTCTTTGGGATGCTTGCCTATATTGCAACCTTTAGGCTTGGGTTATTTTAaggtaaaattaaaataccaaatggGCTCCAGATTAAATGAGCCTTCAACTCTACTTGAATGCTGAAAGACTGTGTTAATGTGTTCTCAAATGGAAGAAATGTACACCAACTAACTGAAAGAAGAGACCACTGGAAGATAGGGCTTTGAGACTTCTTCAAGGGAGGGCAAAGATGAGCTACTGTCacattctttctcctttttctccttcctaatCCAGTGTTCAGatatttcttcctcctcttttacCTTATCTAACTCAGGCTTTTTCTCAAAGGTGTAGTCCATTCTCAGACTAATCTAGCTCAGTGCTGTGTGCAGAGAAGGGATGGAGAAGGTTCAATATGGAGATGAGAGGGTGATGTGAGCACAGACAACTGAACTATCCTGATTCCCAAAACCATGTTAAAGTTGTCTTACCTTTCATTGCCTTTGGCTAAGGAATCTTTCCTTTCTTAGATAACTATGTACTTTATAATTTATAGATGATTTCATATTTTATGTGCTTATTCTTTCCTAAAGTATCAGAACAAGAGGTAATAAACTTTGCAGCCAATAAACAGCTTTAAGATTTAAATAATACCACTTATAATGCAGTAAAATCCCTCTCAAAGTGTTTATATACTCAAGCACTGCCTGAAACATAACTTTCCCTTGGCCCGTAATCGCCCCTTTATTTAGATTCCTTAATATTCCTTAATAACTTCAGTTGATGCTTCTCCACTGAGTTACCTCCAACACTCAAATACATTATGTCCACATGAAGTAGATACAGCATGAAAGCATCTAATCAGCCTTGATAGCAACACTCTTCTCTGAACAGTGACTCACGCAATTACTGGATGTAGTTACATATACCACaccgtttttaaaaataaaatgtgaaaatgatGTGTTCCCAATGGAAACATGATAACCTCCTACAAAATGTGGATGAATAAGAACCAGCGATCGAAACTGAGATCCATGAACAGGTCCATGACTATAAACAATGTGACAAATCAAAACAGTCAagggtaatttttttatttcaattactcTCAGATTATAGAAAAGGAGATTTTTAAGTTCTATTATATCTGTCTTTAACTCCCTGAACATGCTGCTATGACATTAAAAGACTTTTACATTAAACCTAAACACTCAGTATCCTACCTCACAGCAGCAGTAGACATTATGTCATGCCCTTTCTGGTTGACAGGGCAATGTAGTTGATGCCTGTCATATCTGAATTAAGTGGAAAACACACAGGCaaagtttctttttctaaatgatGCTCCTGATTCATCAGGTTCCAAGTTTTGGTGTTAATCCATTTAATTGCCCTAATAGTTTCCGCCAGGCCCCCTTCACCTCCTTATTCCTTAGACTATAAATCAtggggttcagcatgggtgtCAAAATGGCATAGAACAGAGAGATCAACTTCTCCTGAAGAGCAGAGGGGCCGGAGTGGGGCTGGATGTAAGTGAAAATGGCCATGCCATAGCACAGGACAACCACTGTGAGGTGAGAGGCACAGGTGTGGAaggctttctttcttccctctgtgGACCTGATCTTTAGGATGGTGGAGATGATCTTGACATAGGACAAGAGAACCAGGCAGAATGGTGACATCAGCAGGACAATGCTAGAAACCATGATTGCAATCTCATTGGAGGAGGTGTCCACACAGGCCAGTCTGACCACAGCTAGGAGTTCACAGGATATGTGATCAATAAACTTGTTGGAGCACATGGGCAGCTGAAAGGTGATGGCAGTCTGCATGAGAGAGTTGACAGAGCCACTGACCCAGGATGTGATGGCCAACCTAGTACAGAGCCCTCCATGCATGATGACCAGGTATCGCAGGGGGTCACACACAGCCACATAGAGGTCATAGGCCATTATTGCCAGTAGAACAAACTCAATCCCGCCCAATCCCAGGGAGAAAAACAACTGGGCTGCACAGCTCACAAGTGGAATTACCTTATGTTCTGAAAGAAAATGAACCAACATCTGAGGGACTATGGTTGTGGCATAAGAGACATCAACAAGGGAGAGGTTGGTGAGAAAGAAATACATGGGTGTGTGGAGTCGCATGTCCAGGCTGATCAGAAGAACAATGAGGAAGTTCCCCAGCACTGTCACCATGTATGTGATGAAGAACAGGACAAAGAGAGAGACCTGAGTGTCCCAGTCACTGGACAGGCCcagaagaataaactctttcACCCATGTCTGGTTTTCTGTTCCCATTAAAAAGTGCGAGGATTATTAATCTgcagagagagagtcagaaaaaaCAAGCTGTTGAATCAAAGAACCATAAGAATAACTTTTTAGCAACACAAACTTTATACAAGTGGCAAGCCTTAGCCAGATGCTTCAGATTCTTAATCGGCCATCACTACAGGCTTTGTCCTGATATTCCTTGTATCTTTTCTGCTTCGGGGACAGGCCAATGCCTTGATAAGGACATGATGTTGGGTCACTTTGAGGACCTAGTGACAATTGTCTTTTTTATGATGACCTTTGTTCTGTTCAGGCTCAGTGGCATGTGGTGTGGTAGGGGGTTGTAattgtattttgttctttttacttGTCTCTTCCCAACTTGTTGCTGTTAGGAATCTATCTACCCTTTGAAATGGGCTCAAAACAGAGGAAATGAGAGTATGAGTAGCTGACTTTCTATttacaagagaggaagggaagcacATATTTAAGGCCTTGTCTTCATTGTCCACACCAGAGAAGGAGGCATAAATTCATTGAGATGTACACTGGAACAGAGTTGCACTTGTGGTTTATTTTATCCACAAGTACTTTTCCAATAGAACTATATATAATATCAATTTTGAACATTAAACagaaactgtttacatttttaatcttATAGGActgatttatgtttatttttctctatgcTTACTTATTgctaactttctttttcttgcagTGTACAAAATAATGAAGAAAGGGAGATAATGTTGGTAAGAGGAATGGAGGCCAGAAACAGAGCTGTTTGTTTCATTTCAAAACCCAACAGCCAGGCTGAGTCTCTGAGCAGAAAGGTGAAGACTGTCTGCACTTCAACACTCTTATCTAATAAAGGACCCAAAAAAAAGTAGTTCAAGAAATGCCCATCACTTCTTTCATGGGTCAGacacatacatttttagaaaCCTGTTTTCAAATTCCCTCCCCCAAGTCTGATCTCCCCATGCAACAGCCCTTCCTGTTCTGCTCTATCATAACCCTAACCACCACTCCTCACATAGTTTTTCTTCAATCATGGGAAGAATGACAAGACATCTACTTTACTAAAAGAAGAGATTTGAATTTAATTGTAGAACATCAagagaatatttaattttaaaaatcttttagctGTTGTTGCATATATAGCATGTCAGCAGCAGAAagcagacatttttctttttcagaatttaaaaatgttacagatttatttttcaattacaacttATTTTCAATATTACTGTTTACTTTCCTATTAATTTGGCAAACATCTATAAAGGACCATCTTTGCTAGATGCTACTGTTTTATGGTGAATGTTATACCTCCCTGTGCTTGAAGACCTGAcccattcaaagaagaaatgacaTGAAACAGATTGTCATTACTACATCATTTGCTACACATGCAAGTTGACTGGAGAATATGCCAGCCGATGACTCACTGTGTTCCTCTTACAGACCCTGCACATCTCTCCAGTACAGCCTTTGTCTCACTACCAGGAAGTGACAGTGTCGCATCTTAATGCAATTGTGAGCTTCAGAGCCTAACAGTTTCTGCTCTGCATCCAATCTCTTCTGCTTCCTTGGACCTAAAGCAAGTCATTTCAGAAATAATActtgttatttctttaaatcaaGTTAAATAGATTTCTAAAGGTAAATTCTCATTTGGTGACTTTTGGCAAAATTTTTAAGTATCTGGTATTTTGGTGTCAAGTCCCAACTAGTCTATCACAATTTCCTGAAACTGACTAGTTAATCTCCCACACAGGAGCCCCTCCCATGCCTCGATCCCTACATCTCTACCGTATGCCCAAGTGGAAAGGGTATTAATAGCCCCAAGTAACAATATGGCTTCTTAACACCTTCCCCATACTCCTACTCTAACACTATTGATAAGGCCTTGAAGAACTATGAGCAACTGTTCATCAAGAAAGAGGAGAGGATTTTttaagatggtggtgtaggtaaacacctgtattcgccacctcccacaaccacatcaaaattacaactaaaatacaggacaaccatcatccagaactgctggaaagcaggctgaatggaagtcctacaattagaaaagtaaagaagaaagctttGTTCCTATGAGGGGACCTCCCCAGTCatagggctgactggcagccatttctgtttgctccacgctggtgattccctaagacacCATCTCATTCAATTTACAACCCctcccaagctgtgtgcagtggcttttgcatataaatggcctctCCTTGATCAGGGTAAATCTCTCAAACAAATTGCAgatgggtcagagagccccaaacttatcaataaaaggcccaagacccagcaccagcaccaacCAACCTTGTTttatagctgggcctcatctgggcactttcaaacctgatacaaagagaaagaatctgcagatctctctatagctcctgctgggtggccccaggcagtggctgactttgcacctctctggaaacccaagagccagtgtgccgcgccagcacagccaagggttcagcgagcctgagggagggccggcgaaggatgaagaaaagaaaaagagaataagctggatctaggtggatcttctgtgcctggccgaggccacagaacagatccagactgctttattttatagttagaGGTAAataaggtaatttacaatgttcttgtaagtttcacttgttttggcagttcttgctgcacctcccacagcccattagctacccaggaaagatctagggagcagtcacaagatcaagcttaattatgctaagagggctgtgccctctaagctgggacttgtttgcggctttgccagcaggtcagtcagaggcttaaccctataaccactccctataagccagtgtacccagtggtcagtgtcagaccataccagattacaactctacacatccataagtgacacactcaaggggcagactcagtgagtaccaaagccccactgaagcaagtactgctccacaggggtgtctcctgcacagcagctctcccactgtggtcacaactggtcctcacagccaattgcttggagatcaattcctcccagtgacaccaatagcaattaagtctcaactacaacaaaactgtgctcACAACccaaaaaggggtgcacctagagtgtccaactcaggtgattggggaggctgagccactaggaCCTATAGAACACCTGCTATATAAGGCCACTCtgccaactcaaggagacatagcagctctacccaatacataaaaacaaacacagggaagcaaaatgtggagataaagaaacatgtcacaaatgaaagaaatggaagaaagcaaactactggatatagagttcaaagccaTGGTTATAacattactcaagaatcttctagaaaccttcaaaaaaaaaaaagggaaaaggaccagtaagaaattaagcatatactgactgaaatccTCGAcaatagagtagaggattctgataatcaaatcaacgatttgaaatatgaggaagcaaaaaacactcaaccagaagagcaaaagaaaaaagaattaaaaaatatgaaggtgGTGTagggagcctctgagacaacttcaagcatacccaatattcacattatgggggttccagaagaagagagagagagcaagatattgaaaacctatttgaagaaataatgacagaaaacttcccttactggtgaaagaaatggacttacaagtccagaaagcatggagagtcccaaacaagaggaacccaaagaggatcacaccaagacacatcataattaaaatgccaaggcctaaagtcaaagagagaatcttaaaagcagcaagagaaagcagttagttacctatatgGGAATGCCCaaatgactgtcagctgatttggCCAGAAGGGCGtggcaagaaatgttcaaagtgatgaatagcaaggactgataaccaagattactctacccagcaaagctatcatttagaattgaaagtctgataaagagcttcacagataagaaaaagctaaaggagttcatcaccaccaaaccagtattatatgaaactaggggcccagtgcacgaattcatgcaccttgaaaggaactatgggctgcgaggctgcgatGGGCACAGGGGcgat
The genomic region above belongs to Eptesicus fuscus isolate TK198812 chromosome 14, DD_ASM_mEF_20220401, whole genome shotgun sequence and contains:
- the LOC103297258 gene encoding olfactory receptor-like protein OLF3, translated to MGTENQTWVKEFILLGLSSDWDTQVSLFVLFFITYMVTVLGNFLIVLLISLDMRLHTPMYFFLTNLSLVDVSYATTIVPQMLVHFLSEHKVIPLVSCAAQLFFSLGLGGIEFVLLAIMAYDLYVAVCDPLRYLVIMHGGLCTRLAITSWVSGSVNSLMQTAITFQLPMCSNKFIDHISCELLAVVRLACVDTSSNEIAIMVSSIVLLMSPFCLVLLSYVKIISTILKIRSTEGRKKAFHTCASHLTVVVLCYGMAIFTYIQPHSGPSALQEKLISLFYAILTPMLNPMIYSLRNKEVKGAWRKLLGQLNGLTPKLGT